A single genomic interval of Aedes aegypti strain LVP_AGWG chromosome 1, AaegL5.0 Primary Assembly, whole genome shotgun sequence harbors:
- the LOC5570610 gene encoding proline-rich protein 36, with protein sequence MGKRNRLLPIGIVICLVLYAGSSVKAFNFDDDLEDLMAEESIVDEEVYGGPILPSNVFNGGKPFYVERDPSTGAIDFNHKKTVNQIDLDDKGSYDTKDSHVSDTKDVIVSQSSPNFHDFLNLPVKYSSSNFVYPLISSSYANLKYQGSNKVSNHKNATSTPSTTTAAPKFQFTRPQYTTSRLNTTRNQPSPTTTQVTQPSSRYTYPTTSGRPITTTTTTTTTEIPMTTIPAKQLFTRYPYKSTIKNKYLETTEQTRKKFFLPSTLSMPTTTTTQRPQSTEPETTPIRSSTYYSPSVRPWSSPSATPPVTTTPEPTTVSRPANPIRFEETQPLPPVEDEAHRMKYTIPALKYEGNRPAPFRPLPPSHIMLNRKNETSNKIDLPNDPAVMSLSDIFNSLGLDDKQAAAEEKENNIVFETTIAQTTDQTTPPAIVLISDQQKQESIQEGPKIEQSIDLTDQYVKYDIQQSNGHRPQKPTNDQYDHYEVYQSNGHRPQNPPKDSNFGNQYVKYEVQQPQINIVKYGTVPSMNSVVISPNQHSATFVLGSQQSVGSSSDGHFVSSVSQEPASAALNGHPTGYQMGQVLDEPNESSNVQVGTSVNVQVKPQDIIKTTSVRFPSESDDKYENAPIISGTHKSEVLPPNGHSAPIGVGPNSMVVFPKNDQIESTLHEVSNRIVFDTPNAEALNKNEISNYPSDLPEQLTPPSNPDNSHLSKRPRPPIPAQGPPFIYKEIQRRPYPGGIRPPLQLPNILPQFRPNAKISHGHSPYHKEAGNFRVPPPPPAKSLPANGPPRKVFADPSTTHVQSSTLAIRRAPGPTRFMNRINTMRPPQQMEGPNENRRYYRLPPPMLKDRVFHIAPPNLKPPPPPGSSPASRFAESYAPPTPEKTVPSRKTEESENNEFQRDPPTILKNTMTEDKPQRPKLEPVVTLQMLQSKKQTEQSKHKLPSGQKLDLAVEGQPPSSPVQAVSTDGAQPVYVVYPVKSTPMNLDSIHAGSNIDPVVVGQHGEQSPIPPPPARISPGSEYQNTPFSIASHFEQEPILMAKDKKALQKVHFPYNIEKPDPHTLIEVENESKYRLPEIIEKKQDSIYNIGEEPISKEQPEDSVISSKLQRVTESTPIAIAYTPTESTQKYNYNKHPNSPYYSPYGETQTEVSYLKMDDFDEFGNPAHRYEQNFQAPFQASISLDPVKVTNPYEGWAVVTSSPQALIKEQNKIDRSDDHHFEVTDLSTKKPSEKGSFQPELQGGFRPIYAEDIKLSEMMNPDPQSRNAFLMERESEPEISMKQEQKQEQEKVQEPERKPLFDSLEAFFDNLTKDYDDNTEMTGLGDDMDDSTAKISNELEGRSSDNSITEMTIDEENTEEPSSDKSAEKEKSVKE encoded by the coding sequence ACAGTCACGTCAGCGATACAAAAGATGTTATCGTCAGCCAATCTTCACCAAACTTTCACGATTTCCTAAATCTACCGGTGAAATACTCTTCCTCAAACTTCGTTTATCCGTTGATTTCAAGTTCATATGCCAATTTAAAATATCAAGGTAGCAACAAAGTGTCGAATCACAAGAACGCAACGTCCACTCCATCTACGACGACAGCTGCACCTAAATTCCAATTTACGCGTCCTCAGTACACAACTTCCAGGCTTAACACCACACGAAATCAACCAAGTCCTACTACCACCCAAGTGACACAACCATCTTCTCGTTATACTTATCCAACTACTTCAGGACGACCGATAACGACCACCACTACTACCACGACCACCGAAATACCGATGACAACCATTCCAGCTAAACAATTATTCACTAGATACCCTTACAAGAGTACTATCAAGAACAAATATTTGGAAACGACAGAACAGACACGTAAGAAGTTCTTCTTGCCTTCGACTCTTTCTATGCCGACCACGACTACTACACAACGACCTCAATCCACCGAACCAGAAACGACTCCTATCCGTTCTTCAACCTACTACTCGCCTTCTGTTAGACCGTGGTCCAGTCCATCGGCAACTCCACCTGTCACCACTACTCCTGAGCCAACCACTGTATCCCGTCCTGCAAACCCAATTCGTTTTGAGGAAACTCAACCTTTACCACCGGTAGAGGATGAAGCTCACAGGATGAAATATACCATACCAGCACTCAAATACGAGGGTAACCGTCCAGCACCATTCCGACCACTGCCACCAAGTCACATTATGTTGAACCGTAAGAATGAAACCAGCAACAAGATAGATCTGCCAAATGATCCAGCTGTAATGTCCCTTTCTGATATCTTTAACTCGCTCGGCTTGGATGACAAACAAGCTGCCGCTGAAGAGAAGGAAAATAATATCGTCTTCGAAACGACTATTGCTCAAACCACCGATCAAACAACGCCACCAGCAATTGTGCTGATTTCGGACCAACAAAAGCAGGAATCAATTCAAGAAGGTCCAAAAATTGAACAGTCCATTGACCTTACTGATCAATATGTGAAGTACGATATCCAGCAATCGAATGGCCATCGACCACAAAAACCGACCAATGATCAATACGACCATTATGAAGTTTATCAATCTAACGGACACCGTCCACAAAACCCTCCGAAAGATTCCAACTTTGGAAATCAATATGTCAAGTACGAGGTACAACAACCACAAATTAACATAGTCAAATACGGTACGGTTCCAAGCATGAATAGTGTTGTAATCAGTCCCAATCAACATTCGGCTACATTCGTCTTGGGATCTCAACAATCGGTAGGAAGTTCAAGTGATGGACATTTTGTGAGCTCAGTCTCGCAGGAACCTGCTTCTGCTGCTCTTAATGGCCATCCGACTGGCTATCAAATGGGGCAGGTGCTGGACGAACCAAACGAAAGCTCCAATGTGCAAGTTGGCACATCAGTGAACGTTCAAGTTAAGCCTCAAGATATAATCAAAACCACCAGCGTGCGATTTCCCAGTGAAAGCGACGACAAGTATGAGAATGCACCCATTATTAGTGGAACCCATAAGAGTGAAGTTTTGCCACCCAATGGACATTCTGCTCCTATTGGTGTTGGTCCAAACTCAATGGTTGTGTTCCCCAAGAACGATCAAATTGAAAGCACTCTTCATGAAGTTTCAAACAGAATCGTTTTCGATACACCAAATGCTGAAGCTTTGAACAAGAACGAAATTTCAAATTATCCCTCAGATCTACCAGAACAGCTAACTCCTCCTTCAAATCCGGACAACTCCCATCTCTCAAAACGTCCCCGACCCCCAATTCCTGCTCAAGGACCACCATTCATTTACAAAGAAATCCAACGTAGGCCATATCCAGGAGGAATTCGACCACCTCTACAGCTACCTAACATTTTACCCCAATTCAGACCGAACGCTAAAATATCACATGGTCATTCCCCTTACCATAAGGAAGCCGGTAATTTCAGAGTGCCTCCACCGCCACCAGCTAAAAGTCTCCCCGCTAATGGACCACCAAGAAAAGTTTTCGCTGATCCTTCAACAACACATGTTCAATCATCTACTCTAGCTATTCGTCGCGCACCAGGTCCAACTAGATTCATGAATCGCATCAATACCATGCGTCCACCTCAACAAATGGAAGGGCCCAATGAAAACCGCCGTTACTATCGTTTGCCTCCTCCAATGCTAAAAGATCGCGTATTTCACATCGCTCCCCCAAATCTAAAGCCACCTCCACCACCTGGCTCTTCCCCAGCTTCTAGATTTGCTGAAAGCTATGCTCCTCCCACACCTGAAAAAACTGTACCAAGCCGCAAAACTGAAGAATCCGAAAATAATGAATTCCAACGTGATCCTCCAACAATTCTGAAAAACACCATGACAGAAGATAAACCTCAGCGTCCTAAACTAGAACCCGTGGTAACTTTACAAATGCTTCAATCGAAAAAACAAACCGAACAATCGAAACATAAATTGCCATCGGGTCAAAAGCTAGACCTAGCTGTTGAGGGCCAACCTCCATCTTCTCCCGTACAGGCTGTTAGCACCGATGGAGCCCAACCAGTTTATGTAGTCTACCCTGTCAAGAGTACGCCTATGAATCTGGATTCCATTCATGCAGGAAGTAACATTGATCCCGTTGTGGTAGGACAACATGGAGAACAGTCACCTATTCCGCCACCACCCGCAAGAATTAGTCCAGGTAGTGAATATCAAAATACGCCATTTTCGATAGCTTCTCATTTCGAGCAGGAACCAATTCTTATGGCTAAGGATAAGAAAGCACTTCAAAAGGTTCATTTCCCATACAATATTGAAAAACCGGATCCACACACATTGATTGAGGTGGAAAACGAATCGAAATATCGCTTGCCGGAGATTATAGAAAAGAAACAGGATAGCATTTACAACATCGGCGAGGAACCAATCAGTAAGGAGCAACCAGAGGATTCCGTTATATCCAGCAAATTGCAACGTGTCACCGAAAGCACGCCGATTGCAATTGCCTACACACCGACAGAATCTACACAAAAGTACAACTACAACAAACATCCGAATTCTCCATATTATTCACCGTATGGTGAAACACAAACTGAAGTGTCCTATCTGAAGATGGATGATTTCGATGAATTCGGAAATCCAGCACATCGGTACGAACAAAACTTCCAAGCTCCATTCCAAGCCAGTATCAGTTTGGATCCAGTGAAAGTTACCAACCCATACGAAGGATGGGCGGTTGTGACATCTTCGCCCCAGGCACTTATCAAAGAACAGAACAAAATTGATCGGTCAGATGATCATCATTTCGAAGTAACCGATTTGTCTACAAAGAAACCTTCAGAAAAAGGAAGTTTTCAACCGGAATTACAAGGAGGTTTTCGACCTATCTACGCAGAAGATATTAAACTAAGCGAAATGATGAATCCGGACCCCCAATCAAGAAATGCATTCTTAATGGAGCGCGAAAGTGAACCCGAAATATCAATGAAACAAGAACAAAAACAGGAACAAGAGAAAGTTCAGGAACCCGAAAGGAAGCCTTTGTTTGATAGTTTGGAAGCATTTTTCGATAACTTGACTAAAGATTATGATGACAATACTGAGATGACTGGACTTGGTGATGACATGGATGATAGTACCGCCAAAATCAGCAACGAACTTGAGGGAAGAAGTAGTGATAATTCTATTACTGAAATGACAATAGACGAAGAAAACACAGAAGAGCCGTCTAGTGATAAGAGTGCAGAAAAAGAAAAGAGCGTGAAGGAATGA